The Candidatus Nealsonbacteria bacterium genome includes the window NNNNNNNNNNNNNNNNNNNNNNNNNNNNNNNNNNNNNNNNNNNNNNNNNNNNNNNNNNNNNNNNNNNNNNNNNNNNNNNNNNNNNNNNNNNNNNNNNNNNNNNNNNNNNNNNNNNNNNNNNNNNNNNNNNNNNNNNNNNNNNNNNNNNNNNNNNNNNNNNGGAGGAATTAAAGGTACTGTAAGTTTTTATACTGGCGCTATGACAGGAAGTCCTGGTAGGCCCAGATTCATCCTTCATCTACTTATTGATAAGGCTCTTAAAAGTAAATCAAAGGTGGAATTATTTATGATAACTTCTCCAAAAACTTTAGCTACGGTTAATGGACTATTCGGGCCTAAAAAGATGAACATCGCAAGTTTTAAAGAAATGGAGGATTTGTGTAAATCTGATTACTATTCTAGAGAAAAGAAATATCCGGATTGGAATTTTCAGGAAAATCATCAACCATACCCGCCTGAATTAGAGAGAAAATTTATGGCTTATCACCGAAAACGATTAAGTAAAAAATAGTTTTATTTTTTGGGCGGGCTAAAAATAATAATCTCATGAGATTCCTTTACATAGTTAGCGTTACCATTTTTTCTATTTTTTCCTATCCTTGTTTCTCCTTGTCCCATTGTATATTGCCAACTAGGAAAAAATTGCTGAAAATCTTTATAGTATTCCCTTATTGTCGGACAATTATTATACGAAAGGATAAAACCACCTCTGTGGTTTTTTAATAAATCTCTTAAGGTCTCATGAGGAAATCCGTTGTGATGAACAGGGATATTTCTCATTGGATAAATCCCTTTGAACATTTTTGAATCTTTGCCAATGTAATAAGGTGGGTCACAGTAAAGAAAGTCGTCAGGATATTTTTTTATTATATTTTGAAAATCAGCACATTCTACTTTTAAATTTTTCGGCTCAAAATCCCGAATGTTTTCTATCATTCTTTTGTATCTTTTATCGTTTAAGTAAATTTCAGATGACCAGCCCATAAAGCCCGGGCCGTAAGATAAATTAAAATTATAAACATAATAAACTGCTAAAGTTAGCGGATCTAACTTTACTTTTTTCTTCCATACATCATTTAAAATTAAACGTATTTTTTCAAAAGTGGTTTTGTTTGGTTTTAATTTTTTTAGTTTTTCATAG containing:
- a CDS encoding DNA adenine methylase, with the translated sequence MLPFYRKEVEVRGIVVKIIRNLENGAKDNTLACKKKFFLDRIKSKNPNSQNKYKRVALSTIRYAGGKTLAVGHVIELLPDNIKRVISPFFGGGSIEIAMSKELDLEVIGYDIFDILCNYWKFQIEKPKLLYEKLKKLKPNKTTFEKIRLILNDVWKKKVKLDPLTLAVYYVYNFNLSYGPGFMGWSSEIYLNDKRYKRMIENIRDFEPKNLKVECADFQNIIKKYPDDFLYCDPPYYIGKDSKMFKGIYPMRNIPVHHNGFPHETLRDLLKNHRGGFILSYNNCPTIREYYKDFQQFFPSWQYTMGQGETRIGKNRKNGNANYVKESHEIIIFSPPKK